From a single Rosa rugosa chromosome 7, drRosRugo1.1, whole genome shotgun sequence genomic region:
- the LOC133723165 gene encoding uncharacterized protein LOC133723165 — protein sequence MTHHLSGMLGFSPSLSLKEWLQHCMEQLPQSSFCRLLVKLWFLWKARNDKVWANRNCEPLLLSAQVWHANYLQANISPPKVPRNKHAWKKPPVGWFSVCMDGAFDVHSHSGGAGIVVRDANGSFICGMAISFDQVFSPAQVEALAGRVACRLVLDQGLGPVRLESDSLLLVQAMHSIQDSFIQLRVVYEDVLALFSQLPGSTFSHLYREGNTAAHSLARWALCNRSCNVVFTSTPPFLEEIISRECT from the coding sequence ATGACTCATCATTTGTCTGGTATGCTGGGTTTTTCTCCCTCGCTTTCTCTTAAGGAATGGTTGCAACATTGTATGGAGCAATTACCTCAATCATCGTTTTGCCGTCTTTTGGTGAAGCTATGGTTTTTGTGGAAAGCAAGGAATGATAAAGTGTGGGCGAATAGAAATTGTGAGCCTCTCCTACTTAGTGCTCAAGTTTGGCATGCCAATTATCTTCAAGCCAATATTTCACCCCCCAAGGTCCCACGTAATAAGCATGCCTGGAAGAAGCCTCCTGTTGGTTGGTTCAGTGTTTGCATGGATGGAGCTTTTGATGTGCACTCTCATTCTGGTGGCGCAGGAATTGTGGTACGTGATGCAAATGGTTCTTTTATTTGTGGGATGGCCATTAGTTTTGATcaagttttttctcctgctcaAGTGGAGGCACTAGCTGGTAGAGTAGCTTGCAGGCTGGTTCTTGACCAGGGTTTGGGTCCAGTTCGTCTAGAATCGGACTCCTTATTGTTAGTACAAGCTATGCATTCTATCCAAGATTCTTTTATTCAGCTCCGGGTTGTTTATGAGGATGTTTTGGCTCTCTTTTCTCAGCTGCCTGGAAGTACTTTCTCACACTTGTATCGGGAAGGGAATACTGCTGCTCATTCTCTTGCTCGTTGGGCATTATGTAATAGGTCATGCAATGTTGTTTTTACTTCTACACCTCCCTTTCTAGAGGAGATTATTTCTAGAGAATGTACTTAA